A portion of the Micromonospora vinacea genome contains these proteins:
- a CDS encoding DNA gyrase/topoisomerase IV subunit B gives MTAEPDTLYGADDLTHLEGLDAVRKRPGMYIGSTDSRGVGHLVNEILDNSTDEGVAGHASHVEVILHADGSVQVDDDGRGIPTDVHAKSGISGVELVLTRLHAGGKFGGSGYKTSGGLHGVGASAVNALSRRFDVTVRRAGKIHTMSFRHGVPGIFDGDGPDAPFTAGPGLQVAGAMKRGQRTGTSIRWWHDARYFETGAALDVDAVRMKLRNTAFLVPGVTYLLRDLTGEAPAEERFHYPNGLSDMVEFLAPAGDRPVSGTLLVNGEGTYRENAADANGVMQSNVQRRAEVEVAFRWGTGYERTVECFTNTIRNAHGGTHRKGFERALVRALADAIRNTRGLLKAKEEPPTLDDVLEGMTAVVHVRIPEPQFTSQTKDELSTTGITKVLQSLVDAHIKAWMEDRRTKAEARTVLQKIVDAARVRLTQKQQKDAARRKTALEGASMPPKLVDCRATGIDRSELFIVEGDSALGTSRMARSSEYQALLPIRGKILNVQKANLQQVLDNAECAAIVQVLGAGSGRTFDLSALRYGRVLIMADADVDGAHIRTLLITLFARYMRPLIEAGRLYAAMPPLHKITTKGRSPQTVYTYTQAEMETTVRKLEKAGKQIVTPIPRFKGLGEMDADELWDTTMNPATRAVRRITLDDVDAAERILELLMGEKVEPRRNWLIDSADRVDRDAIDA, from the coding sequence TTGACCGCAGAGCCTGACACCCTGTACGGGGCCGATGACCTCACCCACCTTGAGGGGCTGGACGCTGTCCGCAAGCGTCCCGGCATGTACATCGGTTCCACCGACAGCCGTGGCGTGGGTCACCTCGTCAACGAGATCCTCGACAACTCCACCGACGAGGGTGTCGCCGGTCACGCCAGCCACGTCGAGGTGATCCTGCACGCCGACGGCTCGGTGCAGGTCGACGACGACGGCCGGGGCATCCCCACCGACGTGCACGCCAAGTCCGGCATCTCCGGCGTCGAGCTGGTGCTGACCCGGCTGCACGCCGGAGGCAAGTTCGGCGGCTCCGGCTACAAGACCTCCGGCGGCCTGCACGGCGTCGGCGCGTCGGCGGTCAACGCGCTGTCCCGTCGCTTCGACGTGACCGTCCGCCGGGCCGGCAAGATCCACACGATGTCGTTCCGGCACGGCGTCCCGGGCATCTTCGACGGCGACGGGCCGGACGCCCCCTTCACCGCCGGCCCCGGGCTCCAGGTGGCCGGCGCCATGAAGCGCGGCCAGCGCACCGGCACCTCGATCCGCTGGTGGCACGACGCCCGCTACTTCGAGACCGGCGCGGCGCTCGACGTCGACGCCGTCCGGATGAAGCTGCGCAACACCGCGTTCCTGGTCCCCGGCGTGACCTACCTGCTGCGCGACCTGACCGGCGAGGCGCCCGCCGAGGAGCGGTTCCACTACCCCAACGGGCTCAGCGACATGGTGGAGTTCCTCGCCCCGGCCGGCGACCGGCCGGTCTCCGGCACCCTGCTGGTCAACGGCGAGGGCACCTACCGGGAGAACGCCGCCGACGCCAACGGCGTCATGCAGTCAAACGTGCAGCGGCGCGCCGAGGTCGAGGTGGCGTTCCGGTGGGGCACCGGTTACGAGCGCACCGTCGAGTGCTTCACCAACACCATCCGCAACGCGCACGGCGGCACCCACCGCAAGGGCTTCGAGCGGGCACTGGTCCGCGCGCTCGCCGACGCGATCCGCAACACCCGCGGTCTGCTCAAGGCCAAGGAGGAGCCGCCCACCCTGGACGACGTCCTGGAGGGGATGACGGCGGTGGTGCACGTGCGGATCCCGGAGCCGCAGTTCACCTCGCAGACCAAGGACGAACTCTCCACCACCGGCATCACCAAGGTTCTCCAGTCCCTGGTCGACGCGCACATCAAGGCCTGGATGGAGGACCGGCGCACCAAGGCCGAGGCGCGCACCGTCCTGCAGAAGATCGTCGACGCCGCCCGGGTGCGACTCACCCAGAAGCAACAGAAGGACGCCGCCCGGCGCAAGACCGCCCTGGAGGGCGCGTCCATGCCGCCGAAGCTCGTCGACTGCCGGGCCACCGGCATCGACCGCAGCGAGCTGTTCATCGTCGAGGGCGACAGCGCCCTGGGGACGAGCCGGATGGCCCGTTCCTCGGAATACCAGGCGCTGCTGCCGATCCGCGGCAAGATCCTCAACGTGCAGAAGGCCAACCTCCAGCAGGTTCTGGACAATGCCGAGTGTGCTGCCATCGTGCAGGTCCTCGGCGCCGGCTCGGGGCGCACCTTCGACCTCTCGGCGTTGCGCTACGGCCGCGTGCTGATCATGGCCGACGCGGACGTGGACGGCGCCCACATCCGTACGCTGCTGATCACCCTCTTCGCCCGGTACATGCGGCCGCTGATCGAGGCCGGTCGGCTCTACGCCGCGATGCCGCCCCTGCACAAGATCACCACCAAGGGGCGCAGCCCGCAGACCGTCTACACCTACACGCAGGCTGAGATGGAGACGACGGTCCGCAAGCTGGAGAAGGCCGGCAAGCAGATCGTCACGCCCATCCCACGGTTCAAGGGTCTCGGTGAGATGGACGCCGACGAGTTGTGGGACACCACGATGAACCCGGCCACCCGTGCCGTCCGCCGGATCACCCTCGACGACGTCGACGCCGCCGAACGCATCCTCGAGTTGCTGATGGGCGAGAAGGTCGAGCCGCGCCGCAACTGGCTCATCGACTCCGCCGACCGCGTCGACCGGGATGCGATCGACGCATGA
- a CDS encoding DNA gyrase/topoisomerase IV subunit A: protein MARRKENKVDLSSFDQAGARVFDNPLVTEVSDSYLEYAFSVIHSRALPDARDGLKPVHRRILWSMYEQGYRPDRGHVKSARIVGDTMGKYHPHGDTAIYDAMVRLAQDFSLNVPLIDGHGNFGSPDDGPAASRYTEARMSREAMLLVGELGEDTVDVEPNYDGSLTQPTVLPAAFPNLLVNGASGIAVGMATNMIPHNLAEVVSAARWLINHPDATLDKLMEFVPGPDLPSGGVLLGLDEVRRAYETGRGVVRMRGKVEIGPIEGSRGRQAITVVELPYGVGAEKVIAAITNEVTKTKRLTGIADVKDLTDRESGTRLVIECKVGVNPQALLADLYRLTPLEQSFGVNNLVLVDGQPRTLGLKALLEVFLAHRYEVVTRRTSYRRRKRQERLHLVDGLLIALLDIDEVVRLIRGSDDAQAAKDGLMSRFGLSDIQATYILDTPLRRLTKFDRIELEAEQERLRAEIAELSKILDDERVLRKVVSDELAAVVKQFGTERRTTLVDGDLKEVLAASAPAGPLEVADDPCQVILSATGLVARTAAESEESSEGRRRNGRVKHDTVRAIVHSTARGRVLLLTSAGRAFKVDVLPLPVLPEQAGTVSLRGGMSAAELVPLAAGETVVGLAPLGGQAEGSPGLALGTRQGAVKICAPEWPVRSDEFEVIGLRDGDEVVGATWLTDGTETLTFVTSEASLLRFPAGLVRPQGLKGGGMAGINLPAGARVAFFGAVRTDDPGHGEPMVVTSTGATVKVTPFKAYPAKGRATGGVRAHRFLKGETDVAVAWVGPRPVGATATGDPVELPAADPRRDGSGFAVMLGPTVVGHLIERD from the coding sequence ATGGCACGCCGTAAGGAAAACAAGGTCGACCTCTCCTCGTTCGATCAGGCCGGCGCGCGGGTCTTCGACAACCCGCTGGTCACCGAGGTCTCCGACTCCTACCTGGAGTACGCGTTCTCGGTCATCCACTCCCGCGCCCTGCCCGACGCCCGCGACGGCCTCAAGCCCGTGCACCGGCGCATCCTCTGGTCGATGTACGAGCAGGGCTACCGCCCCGACCGCGGGCACGTGAAGTCTGCCCGAATTGTCGGGGATACAATGGGAAAGTACCATCCGCACGGCGACACGGCGATCTATGACGCCATGGTCCGCCTCGCGCAGGACTTCTCCCTCAACGTTCCACTCATCGACGGGCATGGAAATTTCGGGTCCCCAGACGATGGACCGGCTGCATCGAGATACACCGAAGCGCGAATGTCCCGCGAAGCCATGCTGCTCGTCGGTGAGCTGGGCGAGGACACCGTCGACGTCGAGCCCAACTACGACGGGTCGCTGACCCAGCCGACAGTGCTGCCGGCGGCCTTCCCCAACCTGCTGGTCAACGGCGCGTCCGGGATCGCGGTCGGGATGGCCACCAACATGATCCCGCACAACCTGGCGGAGGTCGTCTCCGCGGCCCGCTGGCTGATCAACCACCCGGACGCCACTCTGGACAAACTCATGGAGTTCGTCCCCGGCCCAGACCTGCCCAGCGGTGGGGTGCTGCTCGGCCTGGACGAGGTCCGTCGGGCGTACGAGACCGGCCGCGGCGTGGTCCGGATGCGCGGCAAGGTGGAGATCGGCCCGATCGAGGGCAGCCGGGGCCGTCAGGCGATCACAGTGGTCGAGTTGCCGTACGGCGTCGGCGCGGAGAAGGTCATCGCCGCGATCACCAACGAGGTCACCAAGACCAAGCGGCTGACCGGCATCGCCGACGTCAAGGACCTCACCGACCGGGAGAGCGGCACCCGGCTCGTCATCGAGTGCAAGGTCGGGGTCAACCCGCAGGCGCTGCTCGCCGACCTCTACCGGCTCACCCCGCTGGAGCAGTCGTTCGGCGTCAACAACCTGGTCCTGGTCGACGGGCAACCGCGCACGCTGGGCCTCAAGGCACTGCTGGAGGTCTTCCTGGCCCACCGGTACGAGGTGGTCACCCGGCGCACCTCGTACCGCCGGCGCAAGCGTCAGGAACGGCTGCACCTGGTCGACGGTCTGCTGATCGCGTTGCTGGACATCGACGAGGTGGTCCGGCTGATCCGGGGCAGCGACGACGCGCAGGCCGCGAAGGACGGGCTGATGAGCCGGTTCGGCCTCTCCGACATCCAGGCCACCTACATCCTGGACACTCCGCTGCGCCGGCTGACCAAGTTCGACCGGATCGAACTGGAGGCCGAGCAGGAACGGCTGCGCGCCGAGATCGCCGAGCTGAGCAAGATCCTCGACGACGAGCGGGTGCTCAGGAAGGTCGTCTCCGACGAGTTGGCGGCCGTGGTCAAGCAGTTCGGCACCGAACGTCGTACGACGCTTGTCGACGGTGACCTGAAGGAGGTGCTGGCCGCGTCCGCGCCGGCCGGCCCGCTGGAGGTCGCCGACGACCCGTGCCAGGTGATCCTCTCCGCGACCGGGCTGGTCGCCCGGACCGCGGCCGAGTCGGAGGAGAGCTCCGAGGGGCGCCGGCGCAACGGCCGGGTCAAGCACGACACGGTACGCGCCATCGTGCACTCCACCGCCCGTGGTCGGGTGCTGCTGTTGACCAGCGCCGGTCGGGCGTTCAAGGTCGACGTCCTGCCGTTGCCGGTGCTGCCCGAGCAGGCGGGCACTGTGTCGCTGCGCGGCGGTATGTCCGCGGCCGAACTGGTGCCGTTGGCGGCGGGGGAGACAGTCGTCGGCCTTGCCCCGCTGGGCGGGCAGGCGGAGGGCTCACCGGGGCTGGCGTTGGGCACCCGACAGGGCGCGGTGAAGATCTGCGCACCGGAGTGGCCGGTACGCTCCGACGAGTTCGAGGTGATCGGTCTGCGCGACGGTGACGAGGTGGTCGGGGCGACCTGGCTGACCGACGGCACCGAGACGCTGACCTTCGTCACCTCGGAGGCGTCGCTGCTGCGCTTCCCCGCCGGGCTGGTCCGGCCGCAGGGCCTCAAGGGCGGCGGTATGGCCGGCATCAACCTGCCGGCCGGGGCGCGGGTCGCGTTCTTCGGCGCGGTACGCACCGACGACCCGGGGCACGGCGAGCCGATGGTGGTCACCTCCACCGGCGCGACGGTCAAGGTGACGCCGTTCAAGGCGTACCCGGCGAAGGGCCGGGCGACCGGCGGCGTGCGCGCGCACCGCTTCCTCAAGGGTGAGACGGACGTGGCCGTCGCCTGGGTGGGCCCGCGACCGGTCGGCGCGACCGCCACCGGCGACCCGGTGGAGCTGCCCGCTGCGGACCCCCGCCGCGACGGCAGCGGCTTCGCGGTGATGCTCGGCCCAACGGTGGTGGGCCACCTGATCGAACGCGACTAA
- a CDS encoding TrmH family RNA methyltransferase, protein MSAAIRVRPRRELRAARRPRPHRCWGHLIAAPLWPMHGANLGTLLRTCDAVGACLAVPPFRWVDEAVARGNTLRQPGCVHRVGSPLRWLAAERATGTRVLGVELADEAVRLGDLPAARGRTVVLLGHEATGIPPEALDQLDVAVEIPMVGHGHSLNVAVAGSLVLYKLAGLL, encoded by the coding sequence GTGAGCGCCGCCATCCGGGTCCGGCCCAGGCGTGAGCTACGCGCCGCCCGCCGTCCCCGGCCACACCGCTGTTGGGGTCACCTGATCGCCGCCCCACTCTGGCCGATGCACGGCGCGAACCTTGGCACCCTGTTGCGGACGTGCGACGCGGTCGGTGCCTGCCTCGCCGTGCCACCGTTCCGTTGGGTGGACGAGGCCGTGGCCCGGGGCAACACGCTGCGCCAGCCGGGCTGCGTTCACCGGGTCGGCAGTCCGCTGCGCTGGCTGGCCGCCGAACGGGCCACCGGCACCCGGGTCCTCGGGGTGGAGTTGGCCGACGAGGCCGTCCGGCTCGGTGATCTGCCCGCCGCTCGGGGCCGCACCGTGGTGCTGCTGGGACACGAGGCGACCGGCATTCCGCCCGAGGCGCTCGACCAGCTGGACGTGGCGGTGGAGATTCCCATGGTCGGCCATGGCCACAGCCTGAACGTCGCGGTAGCCGGCTCCCTGGTCCTCTACAAACTGGCTGGGCTCCTCTAG
- a CDS encoding peptidoglycan-binding domain-containing protein, with protein MSSLRSTRRILKRVALPAMGAALAIGINVTIATPAAASGSYTGRAYVHGTGGVSDDFDDEGVTNVTTHRSSNVACLWQTILWANGYLPSSGVDGVFGDQTDAATRNFQRDKGLSADGSAGRNSWTKAGDKLVQQDNQNGWLYVVYRGATGSRSPYGSHQFVLQRSPDGNYRFYPPQGGGPYWAAYNSRTC; from the coding sequence ATGTCGTCGCTCCGCTCCACCCGCCGCATCCTCAAGAGAGTTGCCCTCCCCGCGATGGGCGCGGCACTGGCCATCGGCATCAACGTCACCATCGCCACGCCGGCCGCGGCCAGCGGCTCCTACACGGGCCGGGCGTACGTCCATGGCACCGGCGGGGTGTCTGACGACTTCGATGACGAAGGCGTCACCAACGTCACCACGCACCGCAGCTCGAACGTCGCCTGTCTCTGGCAGACCATTCTCTGGGCGAATGGCTACCTGCCCTCGTCCGGAGTCGACGGCGTCTTCGGCGACCAGACCGATGCCGCGACGAGGAACTTCCAGCGCGACAAGGGCCTCTCGGCGGACGGCTCCGCAGGCCGGAACAGCTGGACCAAGGCCGGCGACAAGCTGGTGCAGCAGGACAACCAGAACGGCTGGCTGTACGTGGTGTACCGCGGGGCGACGGGTTCCAGGAGCCCGTACGGCTCGCACCAATTCGTCCTACAGCGTTCGCCAGACGGGAACTACCGGTTCTACCCGCCGCAGGGCGGCGGCCCCTACTGGGCCGCCTACAACTCCCGCACCTGCTGA
- a CDS encoding AfsR/SARP family transcriptional regulator: MKQRLLLATLLLRPNEVVGTDELAAMLWGDEEPASAAANLRTYVRGLRRSLGDGATWDGITAAAGGYLLRVGPGERDLDLFDAAAARGREALAVSDLDRAEAELSAAVRLWRGAPLSDLPLRSTLARRVAQLEERRLLVEEDYAEAVLALGASADVVHRLRGLLDRHPLRQRAWGQLMVGLYRIGDVAGALDAFRQARQTLAEETGLDPAPELVTLYDDILHHRPGLAVQPPTGPDRPVPDTAVGPLPQRPEQLPRAVPEFVGRSVELAGLDALLHGGAEGRPSVAVSVVSGMAGVGKTALALHWAHRVADRFPDGQLYLNLRGYDEAGVVSPPDALSVFLEALGVPHARIPSGMEARTGLYRSLLASRRMLLVLDNARDSAQVRALLPGAGRCMVVVTSRDRLGGLIAAECAVPLTLDVLTAEESRSLLARRLGVSRLASESVAVADIIEAAGRLPLALSIVAARVATHPTFPLSAIAAELHSSEARLDALADGDVRRVFSWSFLALGADAARLFTLLGLHPGPDLTTAAASALAGVSATAVTPILRELTRLHLLAEIAPGRFAFHDLLRAYAAELAQSSERGDEHVAARQRLYDHYLHAAYPAALLLQPQWPPIEPVPPLPVPARRPVTDHDGALAWFTAEHRVLVRLVRQAAESGFERYAWQIAWALNTFVAPRGLWQDQLAIQEVALGAAEKIGDLAGQAVANRLVSRALTRLGDHTTAEYRLKRALELHERLGDPIGQAQTLHNYCELCYLDGRLDEALAHGREALRLYRLVGNHAGEARTLNAIGWLLATTGDYVQAIASCTEALDQQRRSDDRNGQAATLDSLGFAYDRLGERDRAANCYEQAIKLFRDSADRYHEAETLIRLGDTREGMGDSDAAAAAWRLAARIYEDAGDPAAEEVRRRLERLVAS, translated from the coding sequence GTGAAGCAGCGTCTCCTGCTGGCGACCCTGCTGCTGCGCCCGAATGAGGTCGTCGGCACCGACGAGTTGGCCGCGATGCTGTGGGGTGACGAAGAGCCGGCGTCGGCCGCCGCGAACCTGCGTACCTATGTGCGCGGTTTGCGGCGCTCGCTGGGCGATGGGGCGACCTGGGATGGGATAACCGCAGCGGCCGGCGGCTACCTGCTGCGGGTGGGCCCAGGCGAACGGGACCTGGACCTGTTCGACGCCGCGGCGGCGCGGGGCCGCGAGGCGCTCGCCGTTTCCGATCTGGACCGGGCCGAGGCCGAACTCTCCGCCGCGGTGCGCCTGTGGCGTGGCGCACCGCTGTCCGACCTGCCGCTGCGCTCGACGCTGGCTCGGCGGGTGGCGCAGTTGGAGGAGCGCCGGCTGCTCGTCGAGGAGGACTACGCCGAGGCGGTGCTGGCCCTCGGTGCGTCGGCTGACGTCGTGCACCGGTTGCGCGGCCTGCTCGACCGGCACCCGCTGCGGCAGCGGGCGTGGGGCCAGCTGATGGTGGGCCTGTACCGCATCGGAGACGTGGCCGGCGCACTGGATGCTTTCCGTCAGGCGCGACAGACGCTGGCGGAGGAGACTGGCCTCGATCCCGCACCCGAGCTCGTCACGCTGTACGACGACATCCTGCATCACCGCCCGGGACTGGCGGTGCAACCGCCGACGGGGCCGGACCGACCGGTGCCGGACACGGCAGTAGGACCGCTGCCTCAGCGCCCCGAGCAACTGCCGCGTGCGGTGCCGGAGTTCGTCGGACGCAGCGTCGAGCTGGCGGGCCTCGACGCGCTTCTGCACGGCGGGGCTGAGGGGCGGCCGAGCGTGGCCGTCTCTGTGGTGTCCGGCATGGCCGGAGTCGGCAAGACGGCCCTGGCGTTGCACTGGGCCCATCGGGTTGCCGACCGTTTCCCCGACGGCCAGCTCTATCTGAACCTTCGCGGCTACGACGAAGCCGGCGTGGTGTCCCCGCCCGACGCCCTGTCCGTCTTCCTCGAGGCGCTCGGCGTGCCCCACGCCCGGATACCCTCCGGCATGGAGGCCCGGACCGGTCTCTACCGCAGCCTGCTGGCCTCCCGGCGGATGCTCCTGGTGCTCGACAACGCCCGCGACTCCGCCCAGGTGCGCGCCCTGCTGCCCGGTGCGGGCCGCTGCATGGTCGTGGTCACCAGCCGTGACCGGCTCGGCGGCCTGATCGCCGCCGAGTGTGCCGTGCCGTTGACACTGGACGTGCTCACGGCGGAGGAGTCGAGGAGCCTGCTCGCCAGACGTCTCGGGGTCAGCCGGCTCGCGTCCGAGTCGGTGGCGGTTGCCGACATCATCGAGGCCGCGGGCCGGCTTCCGCTGGCACTGTCGATAGTGGCGGCGCGCGTCGCGACCCATCCCACGTTCCCGCTCAGCGCGATCGCCGCCGAACTGCACTCGTCCGAGGCGAGGCTGGACGCGTTGGCCGACGGCGACGTCCGGCGCGTCTTCTCGTGGTCGTTCCTGGCCCTGGGGGCGGACGCGGCTCGGCTGTTCACCCTGCTGGGCCTGCATCCGGGCCCGGACCTGACCACCGCCGCGGCCTCGGCGCTCGCCGGTGTGTCGGCCACCGCCGTTACGCCGATCCTGCGGGAACTGACCCGGCTTCACCTGCTGGCGGAAATTGCGCCCGGCCGGTTCGCCTTCCACGATCTTCTGCGCGCCTACGCGGCCGAGCTCGCACAGTCGTCGGAGCGCGGCGACGAACACGTCGCAGCCCGACAGCGCCTGTACGACCACTACCTGCACGCCGCGTATCCGGCCGCCCTGCTGCTCCAGCCGCAGTGGCCCCCGATCGAGCCGGTGCCTCCGCTGCCCGTACCCGCCAGGCGGCCGGTGACCGATCACGACGGCGCCCTCGCCTGGTTCACGGCGGAGCATCGGGTGCTGGTGCGGTTGGTCCGACAGGCCGCCGAGAGCGGCTTCGAAAGGTACGCCTGGCAGATCGCGTGGGCGCTGAACACCTTCGTGGCGCCGCGTGGCCTCTGGCAGGACCAGCTCGCCATCCAGGAGGTCGCGCTGGGGGCCGCGGAGAAGATCGGCGACCTTGCCGGTCAGGCCGTCGCCAACCGGCTGGTCTCCCGAGCGCTGACCCGACTGGGCGACCACACCACGGCCGAATACCGGCTCAAGCGCGCGCTTGAGCTGCACGAACGTCTCGGCGACCCGATCGGCCAGGCCCAGACGCTGCACAACTACTGCGAACTCTGCTACCTGGACGGCCGGCTCGACGAAGCGCTCGCACACGGTCGCGAGGCGCTGCGGCTCTACCGGCTGGTCGGCAATCACGCGGGCGAAGCCCGGACGCTCAACGCGATCGGTTGGCTGCTCGCCACCACCGGCGATTATGTCCAGGCCATCGCCAGCTGCACCGAGGCCCTCGACCAGCAACGACGGAGCGACGACCGCAACGGTCAGGCCGCGACGCTGGACAGCCTCGGCTTCGCCTACGACCGCCTCGGTGAACGCGACCGCGCGGCCAACTGCTACGAGCAGGCGATCAAACTCTTTCGCGACTCCGCGGACCGGTATCACGAGGCGGAGACCCTCATCCGACTCGGGGACACCCGGGAGGGGATGGGCGACAGCGACGCTGCCGCCGCCGCTTGGCGCCTGGCCGCGCGGATTTACGAGGACGCGGGCGACCCCGCGGCCGAGGAGGTTCGCCGCCGCCTCGAACGTCTGGTTGCGTCCTAG
- a CDS encoding alpha-ketoglutarate-dependent dioxygenase AlkB: MTQAAYQPSMLDLADAGPTLGPLPGQIRRHQLSRGAWVDHLPGWVRGSDTVLDTLLTEVPWRAERRTMYDAEVDVPRLLCWYDRARQLPHPVLTAARAALTEHYAPELGEPFVTAGMCLYRSGRDSVAWHGDTIGRSAHTDTVVAIVSFGAPRPLLLRPRGGGESLRFPVGHGDLIVMGGSCQRTWEHAIPKTTRPVGPRVSVQFRPHNVA; this comes from the coding sequence ATGACGCAGGCCGCCTACCAGCCGTCGATGCTCGACCTGGCCGACGCCGGGCCGACCCTGGGGCCGCTGCCCGGCCAGATCCGCCGGCACCAGCTCAGCCGGGGCGCCTGGGTCGACCACCTCCCCGGCTGGGTGCGCGGCTCCGACACGGTCCTCGACACCCTGCTCACCGAGGTGCCCTGGCGTGCCGAGCGGCGCACCATGTATGACGCCGAGGTCGACGTGCCCCGCCTGCTCTGCTGGTACGACCGCGCGAGGCAACTCCCTCACCCCGTGCTCACCGCCGCGCGGGCCGCGCTCACCGAGCACTATGCGCCCGAGTTGGGCGAACCCTTCGTCACCGCCGGCATGTGCCTCTACCGGTCCGGGCGCGACAGCGTGGCCTGGCACGGCGACACCATCGGCCGCTCGGCGCACACCGACACGGTCGTCGCGATCGTCTCCTTCGGAGCACCCCGACCACTGCTGCTACGCCCACGCGGTGGCGGCGAGAGCCTGCGCTTCCCGGTGGGCCACGGCGACCTGATCGTGATGGGCGGCTCCTGCCAACGCACCTGGGAGCACGCCATCCCCAAGACCACCCGCCCCGTAGGCCCCCGGGTGAGCGTCCAGTTCCGCCCCCACAACGTCGCCTGA
- a CDS encoding PseG/SpsG family protein: MSTLRVGLRCDAGPRRGVGHLVRCLALAEEFLARGAHVTVFGTVERLDWATADLAARGIPLLPGPDSAAELVEVARRHELDVLVLDSYELDPAGAGALRAAGVYTLAIIDGDSRGQVADLYLDQNFGADLPGLDAAPELAGFGVGAGLPGRLLAGSGYALLRDTVISARPPVAPPATAVSRPRVLAFFGGTDAVGAAPVLTRVLVATGHPMDLTVIVGRPEIEAEVDDVTPGRGQIIRPVPPTTSLPALITEADLVVSAAGTSTWELCCLGAPSALVCVVDNQRESYTRVVRHGLAAGLGELPELTAGGVAGRAARATAARTLHGLLSSPQRRATLAARGWSTVDGQGRARVVDAVFDAVRAAAVRG, encoded by the coding sequence CTGAGCACCCTGAGGGTCGGATTGCGCTGCGACGCCGGACCACGGCGCGGCGTCGGCCACCTCGTCCGCTGCCTGGCGCTCGCCGAGGAGTTCCTCGCCCGGGGCGCCCACGTCACAGTGTTCGGCACCGTCGAACGGCTCGACTGGGCCACCGCCGACCTGGCCGCGCGGGGCATCCCGCTGCTCCCCGGCCCGGACTCCGCTGCCGAACTGGTCGAGGTGGCCCGCCGACACGAACTGGACGTCCTGGTCCTGGACTCCTACGAACTGGACCCGGCCGGGGCCGGCGCCCTGCGCGCCGCCGGTGTGTACACCCTCGCCATCATCGACGGCGACAGCCGGGGCCAGGTCGCGGACCTCTACCTCGACCAGAACTTCGGCGCCGACCTGCCCGGCCTGGACGCGGCGCCGGAGCTGGCGGGGTTCGGAGTCGGGGCGGGGCTACCCGGCCGGTTGCTCGCCGGAAGCGGGTACGCCCTGCTGCGCGACACAGTGATCAGCGCCCGCCCGCCGGTCGCCCCGCCGGCCACGGCGGTCAGCCGCCCCCGGGTGCTGGCCTTCTTCGGCGGCACCGACGCGGTCGGCGCGGCCCCGGTCCTGACCCGGGTGCTGGTGGCCACCGGTCATCCGATGGACCTCACTGTCATCGTCGGACGACCCGAGATCGAGGCCGAGGTCGACGACGTCACCCCCGGCCGGGGGCAGATCATCCGACCGGTCCCGCCCACCACCTCACTGCCGGCACTGATCACCGAAGCCGACCTGGTGGTCAGCGCCGCCGGCACGTCAACCTGGGAACTCTGCTGCCTCGGCGCACCCAGCGCACTGGTCTGCGTGGTCGACAACCAACGTGAGTCGTACACCCGGGTGGTGCGGCACGGCCTGGCCGCCGGCCTCGGCGAGCTGCCGGAGCTGACCGCCGGTGGCGTCGCCGGACGAGCCGCCCGCGCGACGGCGGCGCGGACCCTGCACGGGCTGCTCAGCTCGCCGCAGCGGCGCGCTACCCTCGCCGCGCGCGGCTGGTCCACCGTCGACGGGCAGGGCCGGGCGCGGGTGGTGGACGCGGTGTTCGACGCCGTACGCGCCGCCGCCGTCCGCGGCTAA
- a CDS encoding glycosyltransferase family protein: MTGEPPPEAATDDAGPRIVGIVQARMGSSRLPGKVLRPLAGRSVLGRVVRAARDSGVLADLVVATSTDTVDDAVAVECARLDVPCHRGPVDDVLDRFVGALAAHPGDAVMRFTADCPLLDPEIITLVASVYRAVPGLDYASTSIARTLPRGLDVEIIRAETLRTLGRLATDHHRVHVTSYAYTHPELFRVLGVTLTPDRSALRLTLDTEQDWALVSAIIDHFGDVSVPLAKLADWLDGQPRLRALNADVRQKHLEES; this comes from the coding sequence GTGACCGGCGAACCGCCGCCCGAGGCCGCCACGGACGACGCGGGGCCACGGATCGTCGGCATCGTGCAGGCGCGCATGGGTTCGTCCCGGCTGCCCGGCAAGGTGCTCCGCCCGCTCGCCGGACGTTCCGTACTGGGCCGGGTCGTACGCGCCGCCCGCGACAGCGGCGTCCTGGCCGACCTGGTGGTCGCCACCAGCACCGACACGGTCGACGACGCGGTGGCCGTCGAGTGCGCGCGGCTGGACGTGCCCTGCCACCGCGGGCCGGTCGACGACGTGCTGGACCGATTCGTGGGCGCCCTCGCGGCGCACCCCGGGGACGCCGTCATGCGGTTCACCGCCGACTGCCCACTGCTCGACCCGGAGATCATCACCCTGGTCGCCTCGGTGTACCGCGCCGTCCCCGGGCTGGACTACGCCAGCACGTCGATCGCCCGGACCCTGCCCCGGGGGCTGGACGTGGAGATCATCCGAGCGGAGACGCTGCGCACCCTGGGCCGGCTCGCCACCGACCACCACCGGGTGCACGTCACCTCGTACGCGTACACCCACCCCGAGCTGTTCCGGGTGCTCGGGGTGACGCTCACCCCGGACCGCTCCGCGCTGCGGCTGACCCTCGACACCGAGCAGGACTGGGCGCTGGTCAGCGCGATCATCGACCACTTCGGTGACGTCAGCGTGCCGCTGGCCAAACTCGCCGACTGGCTCGACGGTCAACCCCGGCTGCGCGCGCTCAACGCCGACGTCCGACAGAAGCACCTGGAGGAGTCCTGA